In Halarcobacter bivalviorum, a genomic segment contains:
- a CDS encoding UDP-N-acetylglucosamine 4,6-dehydratase, with product MNKLSLIGRTKELFIDDIGNYNNKLITIVKNSSFLVIGGAGSIGQAVTKEIFKRNPKKLHVVDISENNMVELVRDIRSSFGYIDGEFATFALDIGSIEYDAFIKNDGQYDYVLNLSALKHVRSEKDPFTLMRMCETNIFNTDKTLQQSIENGTKKYFCVSTDKAANPVNMMGASKRIMEMFVMRKSKQIDVSMARFANVAFSDGSLLHGFNQRIEKNQPIVAPNDIKRYFVTPQESGELCLMSCIFGENRDIFFPKLSESLHLITFSEIAVKYLNNLGYEPYLCKDEEEARSLAKTLPSQGKWPCLFTPSDTTGEKDFEEFFTDKEVLDMSKFDNLGIIKNEAIYDEKLLNEFEKNINKFKENLSWTKEDIVKEFFKLIPDFGHKEIGKYLDSKM from the coding sequence ATGAATAAATTAAGTTTAATTGGCAGAACAAAAGAATTATTTATTGATGATATAGGTAATTATAATAATAAACTAATAACAATTGTTAAAAACTCATCTTTTCTTGTAATTGGTGGTGCTGGCTCAATTGGACAAGCCGTAACAAAAGAGATATTTAAACGAAATCCTAAAAAACTGCATGTTGTAGATATAAGTGAAAATAACATGGTAGAGCTAGTTCGAGATATAAGAAGTAGTTTTGGATATATTGATGGAGAGTTTGCCACTTTTGCACTTGATATAGGAAGTATTGAATATGATGCTTTTATAAAAAATGATGGGCAGTATGATTATGTATTAAATTTGTCGGCACTAAAGCATGTAAGAAGTGAAAAAGATCCCTTTACTCTTATGCGAATGTGTGAAACAAATATTTTTAATACGGATAAAACCCTTCAACAATCAATTGAAAATGGAACTAAAAAATATTTTTGTGTAAGTACAGATAAAGCTGCAAATCCAGTAAACATGATGGGTGCAAGTAAACGAATAATGGAAATGTTTGTAATGAGAAAATCAAAACAAATAGATGTTTCGATGGCAAGATTTGCAAATGTGGCTTTTAGTGATGGAAGTTTGCTTCATGGTTTTAATCAAAGAATAGAGAAAAATCAACCAATAGTTGCACCAAATGATATAAAAAGATATTTTGTAACTCCTCAAGAAAGTGGGGAACTTTGTCTTATGTCATGTATTTTTGGTGAAAATAGAGATATTTTCTTTCCAAAATTAAGTGAAAGCTTGCATTTAATAACTTTCTCTGAGATTGCAGTCAAATATTTAAATAATCTTGGGTATGAACCTTATCTTTGTAAAGACGAAGAAGAGGCTAGAAGCTTGGCAAAAACTCTACCTTCTCAAGGTAAATGGCCATGTCTTTTTACTCCTAGTGATACAACAGGAGAGAAAGATTTTGAAGAGTTTTTTACAGACAAAGAAGTTTTAGATATGAGTAAGTTTGATAACTTAGGAATTATTAAAAATGAAGCAATTTATGATGAAAAACTTTTAAATGAGTTTGAAAAAAATATAAATAAGTTCAAAGAAAATTTAAGTTGGACAAAAGAGGATATAGTTAAAGAGTTTTTTAAACTTATCCCAGATTTCGGGCATAAAGAGATTGGAAAATATTTAGATTCAAAGATGTAA